A window of Jannaschia sp. M317 contains these coding sequences:
- a CDS encoding tetratricopeptide repeat protein, whose translation MIRPLALLTCLPLAAFAAGEDPTPPVQTQTSADCTGAQVWDDTHQACVDSRDSRLDDATRIDAARELVAYDRPADALRVLAAVTRANTPEVLTLRGFATRKAGDFDAGRALYEAALDIDPDYRLARSYLGQGLVEQGDADGARLQLAMIRQAGGRGTWAETSLAEALRTGRGYSH comes from the coding sequence ATGATCCGCCCCCTCGCCCTGCTGACCTGCCTGCCCCTTGCCGCCTTTGCCGCGGGTGAGGACCCGACCCCGCCGGTCCAGACGCAGACCTCTGCGGATTGCACCGGGGCGCAGGTTTGGGACGACACGCATCAGGCCTGCGTCGATAGCCGCGACAGCCGTCTTGACGATGCCACCCGCATCGACGCCGCGCGCGAATTGGTGGCCTATGATCGCCCTGCCGATGCGCTGCGCGTCCTGGCCGCCGTCACCCGCGCAAACACGCCCGAGGTCCTGACCCTGCGCGGCTTTGCCACGCGCAAGGCGGGCGATTTCGACGCGGGCCGTGCCCTCTATGAAGCGGCGTTGGACATTGATCCCGACTACCGGCTGGCGCGCAGCTATCTGGGCCAGGGTCTGGTCGAACAGGGCGACGCCGACGGCGCGCGACTGCAGCTCGCGATGATCCGGCAGGCCGGTGGCCGGGGCACCTGGGCCGAGACGTCGCTGGCCGAGGCGCTGCGCACCGGGCGCGGCTATTCCCACTGA
- a CDS encoding ATP-dependent DNA ligase — MKRFAQAFTALDQTTKTSVKTAALADYFREAPEDDRLWTIALLSGRRPKRTVTATRLAEWAAAKAGLPDWLFRASYDVVGDLAETMHLVLPPPARQADRPLSDWIADIRALSSADDSDKRAFVEDAWDRLAGAERFVFNKLITGGFRVGVSQKLMTRALSQATAIPEAELAHRLMGKWTPETTSYGALITAPDPDADLSRPYPFCLAHGLDDNPDDLGPPEDWLAEWKWDGIRGQLILRGGTHHLWSRGEELMTDRFPEFARAGDFLPDGTVLDGEVLVWDAATGQPRSFNALQPRIGRKTVPKKLLAEAPVILRAYDLLEDAGKDLRALPFAARRARLQAMLAGLPPEGPVALSPLVPFESWDALAKTRAGARDAQAEGLMLKRKTSAYHVGRKRGDWWKWKLDPLTIDAVMIYAQAGHGRRANLYTDFTFAVAKGNELVPFTKAYSGLTDAEFRKITAWVRRNTQARFGPVRQVPPELVFEIGFEGIQRSTRHKSGVALRFPRMLRWRQDKPVDEINTHDDLLQMLETYG, encoded by the coding sequence ATGAAACGGTTCGCGCAGGCTTTCACGGCGCTGGACCAGACGACCAAGACCTCGGTCAAGACCGCTGCGCTGGCGGACTACTTTCGCGAGGCCCCCGAGGACGACCGCCTCTGGACAATCGCACTTCTGTCCGGGCGGCGGCCCAAGCGGACCGTGACGGCCACGCGCCTTGCGGAATGGGCCGCGGCCAAGGCGGGGCTGCCGGACTGGTTGTTCCGCGCCAGCTATGACGTCGTGGGCGATCTGGCCGAAACGATGCACCTGGTCCTGCCGCCCCCCGCACGACAGGCGGATCGGCCGCTGTCGGATTGGATCGCCGACATTCGCGCGCTGTCGTCGGCGGACGACAGCGACAAACGCGCCTTTGTCGAAGACGCCTGGGACCGGTTGGCAGGGGCAGAACGGTTCGTGTTCAACAAGCTGATCACGGGCGGATTTCGCGTGGGTGTCAGTCAAAAGCTGATGACCCGCGCCCTGTCGCAAGCCACCGCCATCCCGGAGGCAGAGCTGGCGCATCGCCTGATGGGCAAATGGACGCCCGAGACGACCAGCTACGGTGCCCTGATCACCGCCCCCGACCCTGACGCGGATCTCAGCCGACCCTATCCGTTTTGCCTGGCACATGGGCTGGACGATAATCCCGACGATCTGGGCCCGCCCGAAGATTGGCTGGCGGAATGGAAATGGGACGGGATCCGGGGTCAGCTGATCTTGCGCGGCGGCACCCATCATCTGTGGTCGCGCGGCGAGGAGCTGATGACCGACCGCTTCCCGGAGTTTGCGCGGGCGGGCGATTTCCTGCCGGACGGCACGGTCCTCGACGGAGAGGTCCTGGTCTGGGATGCGGCGACCGGGCAGCCGCGCAGCTTCAACGCCCTGCAACCTCGGATCGGGCGCAAGACGGTGCCGAAAAAACTGCTGGCAGAGGCCCCGGTGATCCTGCGCGCCTATGACCTGCTCGAGGACGCGGGCAAAGACCTGCGCGCCTTGCCCTTCGCGGCGCGGCGCGCGCGGCTGCAGGCGATGCTCGCCGGCCTGCCGCCCGAGGGCCCCGTCGCCCTGTCGCCGCTGGTGCCGTTCGAAAGCTGGGATGCCTTGGCCAAGACCCGCGCCGGCGCGCGCGACGCCCAGGCCGAGGGGCTGATGCTGAAGCGCAAGACCTCCGCCTACCACGTCGGGCGCAAACGCGGCGACTGGTGGAAGTGGAAGCTGGACCCCCTGACTATCGACGCCGTCATGATCTACGCTCAGGCCGGGCATGGGCGACGCGCGAACCTTTACACCGATTTCACCTTTGCGGTGGCCAAAGGGAACGAGTTGGTGCCTTTTACCAAGGCCTATTCCGGCCTGACCGACGCAGAATTCCGCAAGATCACCGCCTGGGTGCGGCGCAACACGCAGGCACGTTTTGGCCCCGTGCGACAGGTGCCGCCCGAGCTGGTGTTCGAAATCGGGTTCGAGGGGATACAACGCAGCACGCGGCACAAGTCCGGCGTGGCGCTGCGTTTTCCGCGCATGCTGCGCTGGCGGCAGGACAAGCCGGTTGACGAGATCAACACCCACGACGACTTGCTGCAGATGTTGGAGACCTACGGCTGA
- a CDS encoding ligase-associated DNA damage response exonuclease has protein sequence MVLEFRSEGIYCPAGDFFIDPWRPVDRALITHGHADHARPGHARYLATHAAAPVMRHRLGDITLEGIAFGESRQIGDATVSFHPAGHVPGSAQIRVAHKGEVWVVSGDYKTGPDPLSEPFEPVRCHAFITECTFGLPVFDWRPEAELASELNAWWQTCRAEGKHAAIGAYSLGKAQRVMAMVDPSIGPILTHAAVENTNAVLRAQGLPLPDTIRVTPDTDLKSYPGALIVAPPSALAGNWLRRFGPVSTGIASGWMALRGVRRRRAADRGFVISDHADWAGLNAAIRETGAERIFATHGYTATFQQWLSEQGYDAAVVKTEYEGENLDQPDSQAGGAEAAA, from the coding sequence ATGGTTCTCGAATTCCGCTCCGAAGGCATCTATTGCCCCGCCGGTGATTTCTTCATCGATCCCTGGCGTCCCGTCGACCGGGCGCTGATCACCCATGGTCACGCGGACCACGCGCGACCGGGCCACGCCCGCTATCTGGCCACCCACGCTGCGGCGCCGGTGATGCGGCACCGGTTGGGCGACATTACGCTAGAGGGGATCGCCTTTGGCGAAAGCCGACAGATCGGCGACGCCACCGTCAGCTTTCACCCCGCGGGCCACGTCCCAGGATCTGCCCAGATCCGTGTCGCGCACAAAGGCGAGGTCTGGGTCGTTTCGGGCGACTACAAGACCGGCCCGGACCCCTTGTCGGAACCGTTCGAGCCGGTGCGCTGCCACGCCTTCATCACCGAATGCACCTTTGGCCTGCCGGTCTTTGACTGGCGCCCCGAAGCCGAGCTGGCATCCGAACTGAACGCCTGGTGGCAGACCTGCCGCGCAGAGGGCAAACATGCGGCAATCGGGGCCTATTCGCTGGGCAAGGCACAGCGCGTCATGGCCATGGTCGACCCCTCGATCGGGCCGATCCTGACCCACGCGGCGGTCGAAAACACCAACGCGGTGCTGCGCGCCCAAGGCTTGCCCCTGCCCGACACGATACGCGTGACGCCCGACACCGACCTCAAGTCGTATCCCGGTGCCCTGATCGTCGCCCCGCCGTCGGCCCTGGCGGGCAACTGGCTGCGCAGGTTCGGCCCGGTGTCCACCGGCATCGCGTCTGGCTGGATGGCCCTGCGCGGGGTGCGGCGGCGGCGGGCGGCGGACCGGGGGTTTGTCATCTCGGACCATGCCGACTGGGCCGGGCTGAATGCCGCGATCCGCGAAACGGGGGCAGAGCGTATATTCGCAACCCACGGATATACCGCGACCTTTCAACAATGGCTGTCCGAGCAGGGCTATGATGCCGCAGTGGTCAAGACGGAATACGAAGGCGAAAACCTGGACCAGCCCGACAGCCAGGCAGGCGGGGCGGAGGCCGCCGCATGA
- a CDS encoding TIGR00282 family metallophosphoesterase: MRILFLGDVMGRAGRTAVTERLPGLRADWRLDAVVINGENASSGRGLNTAQAKALFAAGADVVTLGDHAFDQKDMMQAIGEDSRILRPINYAKAAPGAGARIFDIGGKKLLVAQVLGRVFMSRNYDDPFDPVDRILKAHPLGRAVQAILIDMHCEATSEKMAMGHFCDGRASVVVGTHTHVPTADATILPGGTAYQTDAGMCGDYNSVIGMHKAEPLRRFVVGMTKDRFEPANGEATLCGLFVDTDETTGLAREVVQVRVGGRLSQSGPQRPA, encoded by the coding sequence ATGCGTATTCTCTTTCTTGGCGATGTCATGGGGCGTGCGGGCCGCACTGCCGTGACCGAACGGCTGCCCGGTCTGCGCGCCGACTGGCGGCTGGACGCGGTGGTGATCAACGGAGAGAACGCCTCCTCCGGGCGGGGGCTGAACACGGCGCAGGCCAAGGCGCTGTTCGCTGCCGGGGCGGATGTCGTGACCCTTGGCGATCATGCCTTCGACCAAAAGGACATGATGCAGGCGATCGGCGAAGACAGCCGTATCCTGCGCCCGATCAACTACGCCAAGGCGGCCCCAGGGGCGGGGGCGCGGATCTTTGATATCGGCGGCAAGAAGCTGCTGGTGGCGCAGGTTCTGGGCCGGGTGTTCATGTCGCGCAACTATGACGATCCGTTCGATCCCGTTGACCGCATTCTGAAGGCGCATCCCCTGGGGCGCGCAGTGCAGGCGATCCTGATCGACATGCATTGCGAGGCGACGTCGGAAAAGATGGCGATGGGCCATTTCTGCGATGGGCGCGCATCGGTCGTGGTGGGCACCCATACCCATGTGCCCACGGCGGATGCCACGATCCTGCCTGGCGGCACCGCTTATCAGACCGATGCGGGCATGTGCGGCGACTACAATTCGGTGATCGGCATGCATAAGGCGGAGCCGCTGCGCCGCTTTGTCGTCGGCATGACCAAGGACCGGTTCGAGCCGGCCAATGGCGAAGCCACGCTTTGCGGGCTGTTTGTTGACACCGATGAGACTACGGGTCTCGCCCGTGAGGTGGTGCAGGTCCGTGTTGGCGGACGGTTGTCGCAATCGGGGCCGCAGCGCCCTGCATGA
- a CDS encoding alpha/beta hydrolase yields the protein MSRAFDRLRRMTTRYIDRPLLALPLPIAAQRTLFEISARLNARPAAASVVWEDVAGIRTRVSRPAEARGRLLWLHGGGFIIGSPQTHAAFADRMAQETGLEVWLPDYRLAPENPFPAAPDDCTAVARAMPGPFHLAGDSAGGNLALVVLQDMLAREKPPLSVTLISPAVDLREGRDAPECDEMLMPAAFLTRCRAAYVAGADARDPRLSPILGRYPNAPPVHIELSSREVLERDGQAIARRLREDGARVSTFVEHGVPHVYHLAVGRSAAAEAALLRLKKVLT from the coding sequence ATGAGCCGTGCCTTCGACCGCCTGCGCCGGATGACCACGCGCTACATCGATCGCCCTCTTCTGGCGCTGCCTCTGCCCATCGCGGCGCAGCGGACCCTGTTCGAAATCAGCGCCCGTCTAAACGCCCGCCCGGCCGCCGCCTCTGTCGTGTGGGAGGATGTGGCAGGTATCCGCACCCGTGTGTCGCGGCCTGCGGAGGCACGCGGGCGGCTGCTCTGGCTGCATGGGGGCGGGTTCATCATCGGATCGCCCCAGACCCACGCGGCCTTTGCCGACCGCATGGCGCAGGAAACCGGGTTGGAGGTCTGGCTGCCCGACTATCGCCTGGCACCCGAAAACCCGTTTCCCGCCGCGCCGGACGATTGCACCGCCGTGGCCCGCGCCATGCCCGGCCCGTTCCACCTGGCAGGGGACAGCGCGGGCGGCAATCTGGCGCTGGTCGTCTTGCAGGACATGCTGGCGCGGGAAAAACCGCCGCTGTCCGTCACCCTGATTTCGCCCGCCGTTGACCTGCGCGAAGGCCGCGACGCGCCGGAGTGTGACGAGATGCTGATGCCCGCCGCCTTTCTGACCCGGTGCCGCGCGGCCTATGTCGCCGGTGCCGATGCGCGTGATCCGCGCCTGTCGCCGATCCTCGGCCGATATCCGAACGCGCCGCCCGTGCATATCGAACTGTCATCGCGCGAGGTGTTGGAACGCGACGGACAGGCCATCGCCCGACGCCTGCGCGAAGACGGCGCGCGGGTTTCGACCTTTGTGGAACATGGCGTGCCGCATGTCTATCATCTGGCCGTGGGGCGGTCGGCCGCGGCAGAGGCGGCGCTGCTGCGGCTCAAGAAGGTGCTGACATGA
- the argC gene encoding N-acetyl-gamma-glutamyl-phosphate reductase has translation MSTALASAPPVAYPQPDPSDGGEAMPTSVFIDGEAGTTGLQIRDRLAARDDIRLVSVDADRRKDEGARRDAFAAADVAILCLPDDAARQAVTLAGDTRIIDASTAHRVAEGWTYGMPELPGQRARIRDARRVANVGCFATGAISMIRPLVDAGILSPDSAAVLTGVSGYTGGGKSLIAEYEDGTAPAYFLYATGQSHKHVPEIMEYGHLTRKPLFQPSVGAYAQGMAVQLHLHADLLPGQVAGHARIEAALRDFYAGDPFVSVQAAGARVDPQMVNDTNQMVLSVQGDGAGRVTVIAVLDNLGKGASGTAVQNLNLMIGAEETAGLIG, from the coding sequence ATGTCCACCGCGCTTGCCAGCGCCCCGCCGGTCGCCTATCCCCAGCCTGACCCCAGCGACGGAGGCGAAGCCATGCCCACATCCGTATTTATCGACGGCGAAGCCGGAACCACCGGCCTGCAGATCCGTGACCGCCTGGCGGCGCGCGACGATATCCGTCTGGTCTCGGTTGATGCGGACCGCCGCAAGGACGAAGGCGCGCGCCGCGACGCCTTTGCCGCAGCCGATGTTGCGATCCTCTGCCTGCCGGACGATGCCGCGCGCCAGGCGGTGACGCTGGCAGGCGACACCCGGATCATCGACGCTTCGACCGCGCACCGCGTGGCCGAGGGCTGGACCTATGGCATGCCCGAACTGCCGGGCCAGCGGGCGCGCATCCGCGACGCGCGGCGGGTCGCCAATGTGGGCTGTTTCGCAACCGGCGCGATTTCCATGATCCGGCCTCTGGTCGACGCGGGCATCCTGTCCCCCGACAGCGCGGCGGTGCTGACCGGCGTGTCCGGCTATACCGGCGGCGGCAAGTCCCTGATCGCGGAGTACGAGGACGGCACCGCCCCGGCCTATTTCCTGTATGCAACGGGCCAAAGCCACAAACACGTGCCCGAAATCATGGAATACGGACATCTGACCCGCAAACCCCTGTTCCAGCCGTCGGTCGGGGCCTATGCGCAGGGCATGGCGGTGCAACTGCATTTGCACGCCGATCTTCTGCCCGGCCAGGTCGCCGGACACGCCCGGATCGAGGCGGCGCTGCGCGATTTCTACGCGGGCGATCCCTTTGTATCGGTGCAGGCGGCAGGCGCGCGGGTCGATCCGCAGATGGTCAACGATACCAACCAGATGGTCCTGTCGGTTCAGGGCGACGGCGCAGGGCGCGTGACGGTGATCGCCGTGCTCGACAACCTGGGCAAGGGGGCCTCCGGCACCGCTGTCCAGAACCTGAACCTGATGATCGGGGCCGAAGAAACCGCAGGCCTGATCGGCTGA
- a CDS encoding gamma-glutamyl-gamma-aminobutyrate hydrolase family protein, translated as MRPIVGIISNHYLINDQYPAHANGKMNTDAVAEVAGAMPLSFPGDPDAVTIEELLEVFDGFLLTGGRPNIHPEEYGEEETEAHGTFDRGRDRVALPLIRACVDRGQPVLGICRGFQELAVAMGSTLHPEIRDLPGRMNHRMPPDGTIEEKFALRHEVRFTSGGPFARLMGAETVMTNTLHGQGVKQAGPRVKVDGWAPDDTPEAIWIEGAPGFAMAVQWHPEWNAGDDPVSRPLFEAFGAACRDWRAGRTAPLRAVG; from the coding sequence ATGCGCCCGATCGTCGGCATTATTTCGAACCACTACCTGATCAACGATCAGTATCCTGCCCACGCCAATGGCAAGATGAATACCGATGCCGTGGCCGAGGTCGCGGGGGCCATGCCGCTGTCCTTTCCGGGCGACCCGGATGCCGTGACAATCGAAGAACTGCTGGAGGTATTCGATGGCTTCCTGCTGACCGGGGGGCGCCCGAACATCCACCCCGAGGAATACGGCGAAGAAGAGACCGAGGCGCATGGCACCTTTGACCGGGGTCGCGACCGCGTGGCCCTGCCGCTGATCCGCGCCTGCGTGGACCGCGGGCAGCCGGTCCTGGGCATTTGCCGCGGCTTTCAGGAACTGGCCGTTGCCATGGGGTCGACCCTGCACCCCGAGATCCGTGACTTGCCGGGCCGGATGAACCACCGCATGCCACCTGACGGCACGATCGAGGAAAAGTTCGCCCTGCGCCACGAGGTGCGCTTTACCTCGGGCGGCCCGTTCGCGCGCCTGATGGGGGCAGAGACGGTGATGACCAATACCCTGCACGGGCAGGGGGTCAAACAGGCGGGGCCGCGCGTCAAGGTCGACGGCTGGGCCCCCGACGACACGCCCGAAGCGATCTGGATCGAGGGCGCGCCGGGGTTCGCGATGGCGGTGCAATGGCACCCTGAATGGAACGCCGGAGACGACCCCGTCTCGCGCCCTTTGTTCGAGGCTTTTGGCGCCGCCTGCCGCGACTGGCGTGCCGGGCGGACGGCCCCCCTGCGCGCGGTCGGCTGA
- a CDS encoding flagellar motor switch protein FliG, which produces MSDLSPVNLPPSARRRGLTKGQKAAVIVRLLITGGADPGIRSLPAEQQKQLVRDMSSLRFVDRETLAQTVAEFASELDSIGLHFPRDVDRILTLMDGSLSLEVVEALLADFGGAVGSLGQAAWAEVANLDTGILAAMMQDESDEVCAIMLSKLPPAKAALLLGTLPQDRCDGIAVAFGRTEDVSPEAVSMIGNALGRQSGARKPPAFDTAAVARVGDILNAATSGIRRALLDRLDESDPDFAVRVRAEIFSFENIPDRIDPRDVPRVLRGVDAAVVTQALAGAPPDLAPVVEFILGSISSRLADQMREDMAEGGKVATDAAEEAMSAIVSEIRRLEEEGELTLNAPDS; this is translated from the coding sequence ATGTCCGATCTCAGCCCTGTCAACCTGCCGCCCTCTGCCCGTCGTCGGGGGCTGACCAAGGGGCAAAAGGCGGCCGTCATCGTACGGCTGCTGATCACCGGCGGGGCCGATCCGGGTATTCGCAGCCTACCGGCCGAACAGCAGAAACAATTGGTCCGCGACATGTCCTCGCTGCGCTTCGTCGATCGGGAAACCTTGGCCCAGACAGTCGCGGAATTCGCGTCCGAGCTTGATTCCATCGGCCTGCATTTCCCGCGCGACGTCGACCGCATCCTGACCTTGATGGACGGCAGCCTGTCTCTCGAGGTGGTCGAGGCGCTATTGGCGGACTTCGGCGGGGCCGTCGGGTCACTGGGTCAGGCCGCCTGGGCCGAGGTTGCCAACCTTGATACCGGCATCCTGGCCGCGATGATGCAAGACGAAAGCGACGAGGTCTGCGCCATCATGCTGTCCAAGCTGCCCCCGGCCAAGGCCGCGCTGCTTTTGGGGACGTTGCCCCAGGACCGGTGCGACGGTATCGCCGTGGCCTTTGGCCGGACGGAGGACGTCTCCCCCGAGGCTGTTTCCATGATCGGCAACGCATTGGGTCGCCAAAGCGGCGCGCGCAAACCCCCCGCCTTTGACACCGCCGCGGTGGCGCGCGTGGGCGACATCCTCAACGCCGCCACCTCTGGCATTCGCCGTGCCTTGCTGGACCGTCTGGACGAAAGCGACCCGGATTTCGCCGTGCGCGTCCGTGCGGAAATCTTTAGTTTCGAGAATATTCCAGATCGTATCGACCCGCGCGACGTGCCGCGCGTCCTGCGTGGGGTTGATGCCGCCGTTGTCACCCAGGCCCTGGCCGGGGCCCCGCCCGATCTGGCCCCGGTCGTCGAGTTCATCCTCGGCTCCATCTCCAGCAGGTTGGCTGACCAGATGCGCGAAGACATGGCCGAGGGTGGCAAGGTAGCCACCGACGCCGCCGAAGAGGCCATGTCCGCCATCGTCAGCGAAATCCGCCGCCTGGAGGAAGAGGGCGAACTGACTTTGAACGCCCCCGATAGCTGA